The following proteins are encoded in a genomic region of Phaeodactylum tricornutum CCAP 1055/1 chromosome 1, whole genome shotgun sequence:
- the AP3delta gene encoding predicted protein (Delta subunit of the AP3 complex, ortholog of T. pseudonana TPS_130999): MFEKTLTDVVKGIRASKRDTGLYISQCIAEIKTEIASADMYVKANALQKLTFLQMMGYSMNWASFATIEVMSSAKFAHKRVGYLAASQGFTPETDVILLTTNLLKKELRGATGNGGASMHGVYEAGLAINCISNIVTEDLARDLLPELTDLTSHPQPYLRKKAILCLFKVFVKYPQGLRLTFAKLQTCLDDSNSAVVSCAVNVITELSDKNPKNYLPLAPAFFQLVTSSSNNWMLIKVVKLLGSLVPEEPRLARKLLEPLANIVRRTQAKSLLYEACYTITLCLPYCRKNDGTMPAIVPDIVTLCAQTLRSFVEEPDQNLKYLGLVGFGSLMQSHPRVLSAPDYRPLILACLSDQDVTIRTRALDLLTGMASRKNLPELVSQLLQHVELASGTYKHDLVRKIVIMCSSEKYALLSDFGWYLDILFRLGHMRGVEKHAQLLHAQIVDVALRVLPIRAFAVKRSMEILLEGEGSVSDDLYGDNGRGKHLMPEILPGIAWIVGEYSNLIPEAGKDDDDDEDMEFFYDEDSKGTYHAVIQALTTTTNISNLPTVTQKVYIQAAMKVLAAATSEKDVGDAELEACIAAMDRALPVYTQSVDVEVIERAFTSLELLRSLDLITDTSKGSIPSLASVEDDSDDEAVEGDLLGMLSGTTNSAAVVPTFVNATNTTVAMSLASKARQASMTLNYLLKPKPMKPSGAKVQRKKRHAPIGVTVDIDAPVNLSIFQKLIDGESKYRSTSNLRVESVSFTQQRPAKVEESKHYHPDTRPPGSLSASQDASTSFQNQRNAVGVPINSKSRESDPFYLDSAPQSGTEGERDSSGRFGTIQLLDSDDDAANEGKVRKKKVKKSKRAKSKVTVDGSLTSFGEQQSSFLEPVVNIYESDNSEKGKATLAPRTNFKSREFEGLAMVDLTTPLRDDEVMPERKHHIVADYSVDNSAAVAPKSKKKSKKSTKLSKKRSIRSENTVGDLLDLGGMESMPVSQNSNSFTPVAPVSDPSSAINPINSAFDDLMGFSDPTPALHMTSFLTSSLQSHHVEETSSSLPASRKTGKQPWMLGMLKASGSVGFTGIDISMISLTYRLYQNSSPSGLASKAVLRLTNSSGSPIDNLVLELNDGSSFPIGSAAPRSHTESSKVGPFMYSAIDQSLEVKGSLKCSLGSLRMKLLLPAALHLVAEQGISFDQLTQELLSSQWSTHSTKLPLSNRTNPIRIMKVITHFFHAAQVTGSASTPATETLAARSTKGAKVRILVKIKENFVKLDIKSTDDALARHLCADVKRCVL, from the coding sequence ATGTTCGAAAAGACCTTGACCGACGTGGTCAAAGGAATTCGGGCTTCCAAGCGTGACACGGGTCTCTACATTTCCCAATGCATTGCGGAAATCAAAACAGAAATAGCCAGTGCCGACATGTACGTCAAGGCCAACGCCTTGCAAAAGCTAACCTTTCTGCAAATGATGGGGTACAGCATGAACTGGGCCAGTTTCGCCACGATTGAAGTCATGAGCAGCGCCAAATTTGCCCACAAACGCGTCGGCTATCTTGCCGCCAGTCAGGGATTTACGCCCGAAACTGACGTTATTCTACTCACCACTAATCTGCTCAAGAAAGAACTCCGGGGTGCCACCGGGAACGGCGGCGCTTCCATGCACGGCGTCTACGAAGCCGGACTCGCCATTAATTGCATTTCCAATATCGTCACGGAAGATCTGGCGCGGGACTTGTTGCCGGAATTGACCGATCTTACGTCTCACCCACAGCCCTATCTGCGCAAAAAAGCCATCCTGTGTCTGTTCAAAGTCTTTGTCAAGTATCCGCAAGGTCTTCGTTTGACCTTTGCCAAACTGCAAACGTGCTTGGACGATTCCAACTCGGCCGTCGTGTCGTGTGCGGTCAACGTCATTACCGAGCTCTCCGACAAAAATCCCAAAAACTACCTGCCGTTGGCACCCGCCTTTTTTCAACTCGTCACCTCCTCGAGCAACAATTGGATGCTGATTAAGGTCGTCAAACTACTCGGTAGCTTGGTCCCGGAAGAACCCCGCTTAGCCCGCAAACTACTGGAGCCCTTGGCCAACATTGTCCGCCGAACACAGGCCAAGTCACTGCTGTACGAAGCTTGTTACACCATTACGCTGTGTTTGCCCTATTGTCGCAAGAACGATGGCACCATGCCCGCGATTGTGCCCGATATTGTGACCCTGTGTGCCCAAACGCTGCGGAGCTTTGTCGAAGAGCCAGATCAGAATTTGAAATACCTCGGATTGGTCGGCTTCGGTTCCCTCATGCAGTCGCATCCCCGAGTCTTGAGTGCACCAGACTACCGCCCTCTTATCCTCGCTTGCTTGTCGGATCAGGATGTTACTATCCGTACACGAGCGCTGGATTTGCTGACGGGTATGGCCTCGCGCAAAAACTTGCCGGAACTCGTCTCGCAGCTGCTTCAACACGTCGAGCTGGCGTCGGGTACCTACAAACATGACCTCGTCCGCAAAATTGTGATCATGTGCTCTTCCGAAAAGTACGCCTTGTTGTCCGACTTTGGTTGGTACTTGGACATTTTGTTTCGGCTTGGTCACATGCGTGGCGTTGAAAAACACGCCCAGCTTTTGCACGCCCAAATAGTGGATGTCGCGCTGCGCGTTTTGCCAATAAGGGCGTTTGCCGTCAAGCGGTCCATGGAAATTTTGTTGGAAGGCGAAGGCAGCGTTTCGGACGACCTGTACGGAGACAACGGCCGCGGTAAGCATCTCATGCCCGAAATTCTGCCCGGTATTGCGTGGATTGTTGGTGAATACTCCAATCTGATTCCGGAAGCCGGtaaagatgacgacgatgacgaagacatGGAATTCTTTTACGACGAAGACAGCAAAGGAACATACCACGCAGTAATTCAGGCACTGACGACGACCACGAATATTTCCAATCTTCCAACGGTGACGCAAAAAGTGTATATACAAGCCGCGATGAAAGTCTTGGCCGCAGCAACGTCCGAGAAGGACGTAGGTGACGCGGAACTCGAGGCTTGTATTGCCGCAATGGATCGCGCGCTGCCCGTTTATACACAGAGTGTGGATGTGGAAGTAATAGAACGTGCCTTCACTTCACTCGAGTTATTGCGCTCTCTAGATTTGATTACAGACACGTCAAAGGGTTCTATACCTAGCCTTGCTTCTGTTGAAGACGACTCCGACGATGAAGCAGTCGAAGGAGATCTCCTCGGAATGCTAAGCGGTACGACTAATTCTGCTGCAGTTGTGCCCACTTTTGTAAATGCAACCAATACAACGGTAGCAATGTCTCTGGCGTCGAAAGCTCGACAGGCATCAATGACTCTTAACTATTTACTCAAACCGAAACCAATGAAACCGTCAGGCGCTAAGGTACAACGAAAGAAACGGCACGCTCCGATCGGGGTGACGGTAGACATTGATGCACCTGTCAACCTAtcaatttttcaaaaactgaTCGACGGCGAAAGCAAATACCGCTCCACGTCTAATCTGAGAGTCGAGTCTGTGAGCTTTACCCAGCAACGCCCTGCCAAAGTCGAAGAATCTAAACACTACCATCCTGATACACGGCCTCCGGGCAGTTTATCTGCCTCACAAGATGCATCTACAAGTTTCCAAAATCAGAGGAACGCTGTTGGGGTCCCTATCAACTCAAAATCTCGCGAAAGTGATCCTTTCTATCTCGATTCGGCCCCGCAAAGTGGAACAGAAGGAGAACGTGATTCATCGGGTCGATTTGGCACAATACAGCTGCtggacagtgacgacgacgctgcGAACGAAGGGAAGGTTAGGAAAAAGAAAGTcaagaaatcgaaacgaGCCAAATCCAAGGTTACTGTGGATGGGTCACTGACATCCTTCGGAGAACAGCAGAGCTCATTTTTGGAACCAGTTGTGAATATTTACGAAAGCGACAATAGTGAGAAGGGCAAAGCAACGCTTGCGCCTCGAACTAACTTCAAAAGTCGCGAATTCGAGGGACTAGCTATGGTCGATCTCACCACTCCGTTGCGAGATGACGAAGTAATGCCGGAGCGAAAGCATCACATCGTTGCGGATTACTCCGTCGACAATTCAGCAGCCGTTGCGCCCaagtcgaaaaagaaaagtaaGAAGTCGACAAAGTTGTCCAAAAAGAGATCAATCCGTAGTGAAAATACCGTCGGAGATCTTCTGGACCTCGGCGGGATGGAGAGTATGCCAGTCTCGCAGAATTCAAACTCCTTTACTCCAGTGGCACCCGTATCGGATCCGTCAAGCGCCATCAATCCAATCAATTCTGCATTCGATGACCTCATGGGCTTTTCTGACCCTACTCCAGCACTACATATGACATCTTTTTTAACCTCGTCTTTGCAAAGCCATCATGTCGAAGAAACATCCTCTTCACTCCCGGCATCCAGAAAAACGGGAAAGCAACCCTGGATGCTAGGGATGCTTAAGGCTTCAGGCAGTGTTGGATTTACTGGAATCGACATCTCTATGATCTCGCTAACGTATCGACTTTACCAAAATTCCAGTCCTTCTGGCCTTGCATCAAAGGCTGTACTACGTTTAACCAATTCTTCCGGCTCTCCTATCGACAACTTGGTACTGGAGCTGAACGACGGTTCGTCTTTTCCGATTGGCAGTGCTGCGCCCCGATCGCACACGGAATCCAGCAAGGTTGGCCCGTTCATGTACTCGGCCATCGACCAATCTCTTGAAGTGAAAGGAAGTTTGAAATGCTCGCTCGGTAGTTTGCGAATGAAACTACTTCTTCCTGCTGCACTTCACCTTGTTGCCGAACAAGGGATATCATTCGATCAACTCACTCAGGAGCTCCTATCATCCCAATGGTCGACTCACTCCACCAAGTTACCGCTATCCAATCGGACGAATCCCATTAGAATTATGAAAGTAATCACACATTTCTTCCATGCAGCCCAAGTGACTGGGAGTGCGTCGACCCCAGCAACAGAGACGCTTGCGGCACGATCTACCAAGGGAGCCAAGGTGCGaattcttgtcaaaatcaaGGAAAACTTCGTCAAGTTGGATATAAAATCGACCGACGACGCTTTGGCGCGCCATCTCTGTGCCGATGTGAAGCGCTGTGTTCTATAG
- a CDS encoding predicted protein, which produces METIVHYYRKTEPPHSLFPSITEELKVLGLGADGNKIEAVETESCFNVLLGTELVAEQQEKLEWLLAETFDRDSLQIGKSSFDTSVGTDTWKVEFGPRMTFTSAFSSNAVGICQACNLPISRLELSRRYLFTTSEALSDEAIVAVKAMLHDRMTEEEYAAPLKSFDSGAHAKPVRTIPIMAEGRGALEIINKEMGLGFDDFDLDYYTNLFKEKLGRDPTDVECFDMGQSNSEHSRHWFFSGKMVIDGKEKPHTLFQMVKDTLPKDIPNNSIIAFHDNSSSIRGYECSALRPVSLDSAGPVHVGNQTLHPILTAETHNFPSGVAPFPGAETGTGGRLRDVTATGRGAYPVAGISSYCVGNLQIPGYDLPWEDKSFVYPSNLASPLNIELRASDGASDYGNKFGEPVIHGFTRSFGQRLSNGERFEWVKPIMFSAGVGQLDGDHTTKGAPEKGMLVVKIGGPAYRIGIGGGAASSRVQSAENADLDFDAVQRGDAEMENRMNRLMRACCDLGERNPIVSVHDQGAGGNGNVLKEIVEPAGASYDIRKVYVGDETLSVLEIWGAEYQENNALLIRPTDRNLFEAIAKRENCPVRILGEVTGDGKVVVHDSKDNSTPVDLPLELVLGKMPQKTFVDDHIANKLEPLRLPETATVASALDRVLRLLSVGSKRFLVHKVDRSVTGLCAQQQCVGPLQLPLSNVGVTAHTHFGITGTAVACGEQPIKGLVDSAAMARMTVAEAMTNIMWAKLSKIEDIKASGNWMYAAKLPGEGAKMYDACEALRDALLTLGVGIDGGKDSLSMAARCGNEVVKAPGELTMTCYVTCPDITKTVTPDLKCPSGGSTLIYVDLGNGKTRLGGSALAQVYSQIGDESPDIDDFGVLKNAMVVTQDLIEKRTLLSGHDRSDGGLIVTLVEMAISGNCAIDIALPPAGANAFDVLFNEEAGIVLEVSNEDGGAVMKAYADVNIPVFKIGTVSCGDSIKVSIGNESPCIDSKMTVLRDVWEATSFQLEKRQRNPKCVHQEEVGLKLRHAPHWKLTFEPLPTDISIMNSTSKHKVAIIRQEGSNGDREMISAFLSAGFESWDVTVSDLLSGCITLDMFRGIVFVGGFSFADVLDSGKGWAGVIKFNESVFHQFQKFRTRKDTFSLGVCNGCQLMALLGWIPSTDGLVEENQPRLLHNDSGKFESRFSSVKIQSSPAVMFKGMEGSSLGVWVAHGEGRFHFPDPSVQEMVKEKDLAPLRYVNDTNDVTQEYPFNPNGSPDGIAALCSEDGRHLALMPHPERVFTTWQWPWTPAEWKDFKVGPWLHMFQNARIFCDEN; this is translated from the exons ATGGAGACAATCGTACATTATTACCGAAAAACGGAGCCCCCGCATTCCTTGTTTCCCTCTATTACAGAGGAGCTTAAGGTTTTAGGGCTCGGAGCGGACGGTAACAAAATCGAGGCGGTCGAGACGGAGAGCTGTTTTAATGTTCTTCTGGGTACGGAACTCGTCGCCGAGCAGCAAGAGAAGTTGGAATGGCTGCTCGCGGAAACTTTTGATCGCGATTCGCTTCAAATCGGAAAGAGTTCTTTTGATACCAGCGTCGGAACGGACACTTGGAAAGTGGAGTTTGGCCCACGGATGACGTTTACTTCGGCATTTTCGTCGAACGCTGTAGGTATCTGTCAAGCTTGCAACTTACCTATTTCTCGCCTGGAACTGTCTCGTCGCTACTTATTCACTACAAGCGAGGCATTGTCGGATGAAGCGATAGTCGCAGTTAAAGCCATGCTGCACGATCGCATGACGGAGGAGGAGTACGCTGCTCCCTTGAAGTCGTTCGATAGTGGCGCTCATGCAAAGCCAGTTCGGACAATCCCCATCATGGCAGAGGGCCGAGGAGCCTTAGAAATAATCAATAAGGAGATGGGTCTCGGATTTGATgactttgatttggattATTATACCAATCTCTTCAAG GAGAAATTGGGACGAGATCCCACCGACGTCGAGTGTTTCGACATGGGACAGTCAAACTCAGAACATTCGCGCCACTGGTTCTTCAGCGGCAAGATGGTAATTGACGGGAAAGAGAAACCTCATACGCTTTTCCAAATGGTCAAAGACACACTTCCCAAAGATATTCCCAACAACTCGATCATTGCCTTCCACGATAACTCTTCTTCGATTCGAGGGTATGAGTGTAGCGCTCTTCGTCCTGTCTCGTTGGACAGTGCAGGGCCAGTGCACGTGGGAAATCAAACTTTGCATCCTATTTTGACGGCTGAGACGCACAACTTTCCCTCTGGTGTCGCCCCTTTTCCCGGTGCCGAAACAGGCACAGGCGGTCGCCTTCGTGACGTGACGGCGACCGGCCGTGGTGCCTATCCTGTGGCAGGAATCTCATCgtattgtgttggaaacCTACAAATCCCTGGATATGATTTGCCTTGGGAAGACAAGTCGTTTGTGTACCCGAGTAATTTGGCATCGCCACTCAACATTGAACTTCGAGCCAGCGATGGTGCATCGGACTATGGAAACAAGTTTGGAGAGCCCGTCATCCATGGATTTACCCGATCCTTCGGACAGCGACTTTCGAATGGAGAACGTTTCGAGTGGGTCAAGCCGATAATGTTTTCAGCTGGAGTTGGACAGCTCGACGGAGATCATACAACCAAGGGAGCGCCTGAAAAAGGGATGCTAGTCGTCAAGATCGGAGGCCCAGCTTATCGTATTGGAATTGGAGGGGGGGCTGCTTCTTCTCGTGTACAGAGTGCGGAAAATGCGGACTTAGATTTTGATGCCGTTCAGCGCGGAGATGCTGAAATGGAAAATCGAATGAATCGTCTAATGAGAGCGTGCTGCGATCTCGGTGAAAGAAACCCAATAGTGTCAGTGCATGATCAAGGAGCAGGAGGGAATGGAAATGTTCTCAAGGAAATTGTAGAGCCTGCCGGAGCTTCATACGATATTCGCAAG GTATATGTTGGGGATGAAACACTTTCGGTTCTTGAAATATGGGGGGCAGAATATCAAGAGAATAACGCACTACTTATTCGTCCTACTGATCGAAATTTGTTTGAAGCTATTGCCAAACGCGAAAATTGCCCTGTCCGCATTCTAGGTGAGGTCACTGGAGATGGCAAGGTTGTCGTTCACGATTCGAAAGACAATTCGACTCCTGTGGATCTTCCTCTTGAACTGGTTTTAGGGAAGATGCCTCAGAAAACATTTGTCGATGATCATATTGCGAATAAGCTCGAGCCCTTACGCCTTCCTGAAACTGCAACGGTGGCGTCCGCTTTGGATCGCGTTCTTCGATTGCTTTCAGTGGGATCGAAACGATTCCTAGTGCACAAAGTAGATCGTTCGGTTACCGGTCTTTGCGCACAGCAACAATGCGTAGGCCCTTTGCAACTGCCTTTGTCCAATGTAGGCGTCACAGCGCATACTCATTTTGGAATCACAGGAACGGCTGTTGCGTGCGGCGAGCAACCAATTAAGGGACTCGTGGACTCTGCAGCTATGGCAAGGATGACTGTGGCCGAGGCAATGACTAACATAATGTGGGCAAAGCTTTCGAAGATCGAGGATATAAAAGCTAGTGGAAATTGGATGTACGCTGCAAAACTTCCTGGTGAAGGTGCTAAAATGTACGATGCATGCGAAGCGCTAAGAGACGCCTTGCTTACTCTTGGTGTTGGAATCGATGGTGGTAAAGATTCTTTGTCAATGGCCGCAAGGTGCGGTAACGAGGTAGTTAAGGCTCCAGGTGAGCTCACGATGACCTGCTACGTGACCTGCCCTGATATAACGAAGACCGTCACACCTGACTTGAAATGTCCAAGCGGCGGGTCCACTTTAATATACGTGGATCTCGGGAATGGTAAGACGCGCCTCGGCGGATCAGCACTTGCTCAGGTGTACAGCCAAATCGGTGACGAATCGCCTGATATTGACGACTTTGGTGTGTTGAAAAATGCCATGGTGGTGACGCAAGATTTGATTGAGAAGCGCACTCTTCTTTCTGGGCACGATCGGTCTGATGGTGGCCTCATCGTCACTCTAGTGGAAATGGCAATCTCCGGTAATTGCGCCATTGACATTGCACTACCGCCTGCCGGCGCCAATGCTTTTGATGTCCTATTCAACGAAGAAGCTGGCATCGTTCTGGAAGTTTCTAACGAAGATGGAGGGGCCGTTATGAAAGCTTACGCGGATGTCAACATACCCGTATTCAAAATTGGTACGGTTTCTTGTGGCGACTCGATCAAGGTTTCAATTGGAAATGAGTCTCCCTGCATTGACAGCAAGATGACTGTGCTTCGTGATGTATGGGAAGCAACTTCGTTTCAACTGGAGAAACGGCAGAGAAATCCAAAATGCGTTCACCAGGAAGAAGTAGGTCTCAAACTACGTCATGCACCACATTGGAAACTAACCTTTGAGCCACTTCCTACTGATATTTCTATCATGAACTCGACCTCCAAACACAAGGTGGCGATTATACGTCAGGAAGGAAGTAATGGGGATCGAGAGATGATTTCGGCGTTCTTGTCCGCGGGCTTTGAGTCTTGGgatgtcactgtcagcgatCTCTTAAGCGGCTGTATTACTCTCGACATGTTTCGCGGTATCGTTTTTGTCGGAGGCTTTTCGTTCGCTGATGTCCTTGATAGCGGAAAGGGATGGGCTGGTGTCATTAAATTCAACGAAAGCGTCTTTCATCAGTTCCAGAAATTCCGAACCCGGAAGGACACGTTCAGCCTTGGTGTATGTAACGGATGTCAACTTATGGCGTTGCTCGGATGGATTCCGTCTACGGATGGCTTGGTCGAAGAGAATCAGCCTCGCCTCTTGCACAATGACAGTGGCAAGTTCGAAAGCCGCTTCTCGAGTGTCAAGATCCAGTCGAGCCCTGCTGTTATGTTCAAAGGAATGGAAGGCTCGTCTCTTGGGGTTTGGGTGGCGCACGGAGAAGGCCGTTTCCATTTCCCTGACCCGTCTGTTCAAGAAAtggtgaaagaaaaggacCTTGCCCCGCTTCGCTATGTGAACGATACAAACGACGTAACGCAAGAATATCCATTTAACCCGAATGGCAGTCCTGACGGTATTGCCGCTCTTTGCTCGGAAGACGGACGCCACCTTGCATTGATGCCTCACCCAGAACGTGTTTTCACGACCTGGCAATGGCCCTGGACTCCCGCAGAATGGAAGGACTTTAAAGTTGGACCATGGCTGCATATGTTCCAGAACGCCCGCATCTTTTGCGACGAAAACTAA
- the dsCYC4 gene encoding predicted protein (diatom-specific cyclin 4), producing the protein MTGPWEINFGEDHNSFLAASVDEISGRAKLGKSNKSQHQKNSHIFSAVSFLRRAVEFAPGAPSNFVRARSQTNSPLPERLFFSHSQHPIPLTTRPPGELWQIVPYGIQVSIFCRIRGNTTTGSTMMLKLTMNPRRRSKRHRSIPHRLRLPTNPTAMETGDDEEDREKDMLAENIGVIIKQEGAAKYSCVDYLSLTVWQQSVYQLMKKSKADPITHHANTMIDEYCREQIVEWSFRVVDYFRIDREVVALSMSFLDRFLATCRCDRTSFKLAATTTLHLAVKLLYPCKLADLGILSDLSRGEFDMHDVTEMESHILHALEWNLHPPTSAAFTSLFLDYFFATRAVHVSNADLDDIYDVSSFFCELAICDYFFVPTRASAISLSAILNSLEGMYGPDNRLSHAILEAALELQVCGSGLIDLSAARNRLWELYERSEECALHNDKPAQEDIRQHGSCTYIKKLSATASPVSVSKPCHSSTDFSRTSHSSALRNESW; encoded by the exons ATGACTGGGCCCTGGGAGATTAATTTTGGCGAAGACCATAA TTCGTTCTTGGCCGCTTCCGTCGATGAAATTTCTGGACGCGCCAAGTTAGGCAAAT CAAATAAATCGCAGCACCAAAAGAACTCCCATATCTTTTCTGCCGTGAGTTTTTTGCGTAGAGCAGTGGAGTTTGCGCCAGGCGCACCATCAAATTTTGTGAGAGCACGGTCACAGACCAACTCTCCGCTACCAGAGAGACTTTTCTTCTCACACAGCCAGCATCCAATTCCGCTCACAACTCGGCCGCCTGGGGAGTTATGGCAGATTGTTCCGTACGGCATACAAGTCTCCATCTTTTGCCGTATACGGGGAAATACGACAACAGGGTCGACCATGATGCTCAAGCTTACAATGAACCCGCGTAGAAGATCCAAGAGGCATCGATCGATCCCCCACCGACTGCGTTTGCCCACCAACCCCACAGCAATGGAGACCGgtgatgatgaggaagatCGGGAAAAGGACATGCTGGCAGAAAATATCGGTGTGATAATTAAACAAGAGGGTGCAGCCAAATACAGCTGCGTTGACTATTTGAGTCTAACTGTTTGGCAACAAAGTGTGTATCAGTTGATGAAGAAATCCAAGGCGGATCCCATAACCCACCATGCTAACACAATGATCGATGAATACTGCCGCGAGCAAATTGTTGAGTGGTCATTTCGGGTCGTTGATTACTTTCGCATAGACCGTGAAGTGGTAGCGCTTTCAATGTCCTTTTTGGATCGATTTCTGGCGACTTGCCGATGCGATCGGACCAGTTTCAAATTggcggcaacaacaacattgcACTTGGCTGTTAAACTCTTGTATCCATGCAAACTAGCCGATTTGGGTATCTTGAGTGATCTCAGCCGAGGCGAGTTCGACATGCACGACGTGACCGAAATGGAAAGCCATATCCTTCACGCACTTGAGTGGAACCTGCATCCGCCTACATCCGCGGCATTCACCTCACTTTTCCTGGACTACTTTTTCGCCACCCGCGCAGTTCATGTGTCGAACGCTGATCTTGACGATATCTACGACGTATCGTCCTTTTTTTGTGAGTTGGCTATTTGTGATTACTTCTTTGTTCCTACCCGAGCGAGCGCGATTTCTCTTTCCGCTATTCTGAACTCCCTGGAAGGTATGTACGGTCCCGACAATCGCCTATCTCATGCCATattggaagcagctctcGAGCTGCAGGTTTGCGGCAGCGGCCTTATCGACTTATCCGCCGCTCGCAACCGTCTATGGGAGCTATACGAGCGTAGCGAAGAATGTGCATTGCACAACGACAAGCCTGCGCAGGAAGATATTCGGCAACATGGAAGCTGTACATATATCAAGAAGCTCTCGGCAACGGCGTCGCCAGTATCAGTCTCGAAACCGTGCCATTCGTCCACCGACTTTTCACGTACGAGTCATAGCTCGGCCCTACGTAACGAAAGCTGGTGA